A stretch of the Flavobacterium aquiphilum genome encodes the following:
- a CDS encoding alpha/beta fold hydrolase: MLYSKIEGSGKPLVIIHGFLGMSDNWKTLGSQFAADGFQVHMLDLRNHGRSFHSEEFSYEDMVQDVFDYCQENGLESIDVIGHSMGGKTAMLLATSYPDLVNRLVVADIGPKFYAPHHQDILAGLNAVDFSVKPSRNEVEEIMKNYIPDFGTRQFLMKSLYWQEPGQLAFRFNLDVFNRKIEEIGKALGSGLTFDKPTLFIRGGNSNYILDNDFDGIKEHFPSSEVVTIPNVGHWLHAEDPAMFYELVSTFLK, encoded by the coding sequence ATGCTTTACTCAAAAATAGAAGGTTCAGGGAAACCTTTAGTTATTATTCATGGTTTTCTCGGAATGTCTGACAATTGGAAAACATTGGGAAGCCAATTTGCTGCTGACGGTTTTCAAGTGCATATGTTGGATTTGCGCAATCATGGACGAAGTTTTCATTCAGAAGAATTCAGTTATGAAGATATGGTTCAGGATGTTTTTGATTATTGTCAAGAAAACGGATTAGAATCCATTGATGTTATTGGTCATTCTATGGGCGGTAAAACGGCAATGCTTTTGGCGACATCCTATCCGGATTTGGTCAATAGATTGGTGGTGGCCGATATTGGACCTAAATTTTATGCACCTCACCATCAGGATATATTAGCTGGACTTAATGCAGTTGATTTTTCGGTTAAGCCAAGTAGAAATGAGGTTGAGGAGATTATGAAGAATTATATTCCCGACTTTGGAACACGCCAGTTTTTGATGAAAAGTTTATATTGGCAAGAGCCAGGGCAATTGGCTTTTCGATTTAATTTGGACGTTTTCAATAGAAAGATTGAAGAAATCGGTAAGGCATTAGGTTCTGGACTCACTTTTGATAAACCGACACTTTTTATTCGAGGTGGAAATTCCAATTATATTCTTGATAATGATTTTGATGGAATCAAAGAACATTTTCCATCTTCTGAGGTGGTTACAATTCCAAATGTGGGACATTGGCTTCATGCTGAAGATCCAGCAATGTTTTATGAATTAGTGAGTACTTTTTTAAAATAA
- a CDS encoding phage holin family protein: MNLIIRIIVTAGLVFGIAHFLPGVHVAGPFTAMVVAVVLALLNVFIKPIMVLLTLPFTIVTLGLFLLVVNGLMILLCTKIVGGFTVDSLWVAIFFSIILSLSQSIVYSIVGSDK; this comes from the coding sequence ATGAATTTAATCATTAGAATTATTGTTACGGCAGGATTAGTTTTTGGGATTGCTCATTTTTTACCAGGTGTACATGTGGCTGGGCCATTTACGGCAATGGTAGTAGCTGTTGTTTTAGCTCTACTTAACGTCTTTATCAAGCCCATTATGGTATTGCTGACTTTGCCTTTTACAATAGTGACTTTAGGATTATTTTTATTGGTGGTAAATGGTTTGATGATACTGCTATGTACCAAAATTGTGGGTGGTTTTACTGTTGATTCGTTATGGGTTGCCATATTTTTCAGTATTATACTCTCCTTGTCACAGTCTATCGTTTATTCTATCGTTGGTAGCGATAAATAG
- a CDS encoding isoprenyl transferase, translating into MLKEQINKDNIPKHVAIIMDGNGRWAKQQGFIRTLGHKTGSKSLKKIIKESSDIGIEYLTLYAFSTENWNRPKLEVDTLMKVLINTLKKELKTMLEDNVKMNAIGNLDKLPENAQKQLFEVIEKTKDNTKLTITLALSYGSREELVNAVRIISDKVKNNIISIDNIDDSIINEHLYTHNLPDVDLLIRTSGEYRISNFLLWQIAYSELYFTDVLWPDFKEKDLHQAIIAYQKRERRFGKTSEQIK; encoded by the coding sequence ATGTTAAAAGAACAAATAAATAAAGACAATATCCCAAAACATGTAGCCATCATTATGGATGGTAATGGTCGTTGGGCGAAACAACAAGGTTTTATCAGAACACTTGGACATAAAACTGGTTCAAAATCATTAAAAAAAATCATTAAAGAAAGTTCGGACATAGGAATCGAATACCTGACCCTATATGCGTTTTCCACTGAAAACTGGAACAGGCCTAAGCTTGAAGTAGATACCTTAATGAAGGTTTTGATTAATACTTTAAAAAAAGAACTCAAAACCATGCTGGAAGACAACGTTAAGATGAATGCGATCGGCAATTTGGACAAACTCCCAGAAAATGCACAAAAGCAATTATTTGAGGTAATTGAAAAAACAAAAGACAATACAAAATTAACAATAACACTTGCCTTGAGCTACGGATCTAGGGAAGAATTAGTTAATGCAGTACGAATAATCAGCGATAAAGTTAAAAATAATATAATTTCAATAGACAATATTGACGATTCAATTATAAATGAGCATCTTTACACGCATAATCTGCCAGATGTTGATTTATTGATAAGAACAAGTGGTGAGTATAGAATAAGTAATTTTCTACTTTGGCAAATAGCTTATTCAGAATTATACTTTACCGATGTCTTATGGCCAGACTTTAAAGAAAAAGATTTACATCAGGCAATCATTGCTTATCAAAAAAGAGAGCGTCGATTTGGAAAAACAAGTGAACAAATTAAATAA
- a CDS encoding SRPBCC family protein, whose amino-acid sequence MKILKFLGLGIVGIIVLLLLVALFIPNDYTVSVSTTIDKPKKEVFDYVKLVKNQEYYSVWVMQDPNVNMKYEGVDGTTGFKASWDSKDDNVGAGSQQITAISEERIDVDLHFVRPMEGEAKASTMLESVSENQTKITAEFYGHSSYPMNLMNFMGEKYISEAENKNLANLKKILEK is encoded by the coding sequence ATGAAAATACTTAAATTTTTAGGCTTAGGGATAGTTGGAATTATTGTGCTGTTGTTACTCGTTGCACTTTTCATTCCAAACGATTATACGGTTTCGGTTTCAACAACCATTGACAAACCGAAAAAAGAGGTTTTTGATTATGTGAAATTGGTTAAAAACCAGGAATACTATAGTGTTTGGGTAATGCAGGATCCGAATGTAAACATGAAATACGAAGGTGTTGACGGAACTACCGGTTTCAAAGCTTCTTGGGACAGTAAAGATGACAATGTAGGAGCTGGATCTCAACAAATAACAGCCATTTCTGAAGAAAGAATCGATGTCGATTTGCATTTTGTAAGACCAATGGAAGGTGAAGCCAAAGCAAGTACAATGTTAGAATCAGTATCTGAAAATCAAACAAAAATTACCGCTGAATTTTACGGGCATTCGTCTTATCCAATGAATTTAATGAACTTCATGGGAGAGAAATACATTAGCGAAGCTGAAAACAAAAATTTAGCCAATTTGAAAAAGATTCTGGAGAAATAA
- a CDS encoding CBS domain-containing protein has protein sequence MTNLKDYITNDYKAIDAQETIGSVQDFFGDLSFSHFPIIEDEIFIGSIAAEDIETFDSDKKINDYKYVLEHFFARTDMIWLDVLEVFAKNHTNLVPILDENNKYVGYYEIEDIIKFFHETPFLKEPGVIIIVRKNTIDYSMSQITQIVESNNGKLLGLFISNSDVDTTEVTIKISVGSLNEIIQTFRRYNYDIISEHNEDNYIKTLKDRSDYLDKYLNM, from the coding sequence ATGACAAATTTAAAAGATTACATCACAAACGACTACAAAGCAATTGATGCTCAAGAAACTATTGGATCCGTTCAAGATTTTTTTGGTGATTTATCCTTTTCCCACTTCCCTATTATTGAAGATGAAATTTTCATCGGAAGTATTGCTGCCGAAGACATTGAAACTTTCGACAGTGACAAAAAAATCAACGATTACAAATACGTCCTGGAACATTTTTTTGCCAGAACCGACATGATTTGGCTAGATGTCTTAGAAGTTTTTGCCAAAAACCACACAAACTTGGTTCCTATCTTAGACGAAAACAATAAATATGTTGGGTATTATGAAATCGAGGACATCATCAAGTTTTTTCATGAAACCCCTTTCTTAAAAGAGCCGGGAGTCATTATTATAGTGAGAAAAAACACTATTGATTATTCAATGAGTCAAATTACACAAATTGTCGAAAGCAATAATGGTAAGCTTTTAGGCCTTTTTATCTCAAATTCGGATGTTGACACCACAGAAGTAACTATCAAAATTAGCGTAGGTTCATTAAACGAAATTATTCAAACTTTCAGAAGATACAACTACGATATCATTTCGGAACATAACGAGGACAATTACATCAAAACCCTAAAAGATCGTTCGGATTATTTAGACAAATACCTGAACATGTAA
- a CDS encoding heavy metal-binding domain-containing protein, translating into MKSIIIALTVFFFTIGTAVSAQTTALAPKKEVQKTMYVCPMHPKEISDKKGKCSKCGMDLVASKETVHKHDATAKAAPAATVQKSKYVCTMDGSSSDKPGKCPKCGMAMTERKTEKK; encoded by the coding sequence ATGAAATCGATAATTATTGCATTAACCGTATTCTTTTTTACTATTGGAACTGCAGTGTCAGCTCAAACAACTGCCTTAGCTCCTAAAAAAGAAGTTCAAAAAACAATGTATGTTTGCCCAATGCATCCCAAAGAAATAAGTGATAAAAAAGGGAAATGTAGCAAGTGTGGAATGGATTTAGTAGCTAGTAAAGAAACAGTTCATAAACATGATGCTACTGCAAAAGCTGCTCCGGCTGCAACTGTCCAAAAAAGCAAATATGTTTGCACAATGGATGGTTCAAGTTCTGATAAACCAGGGAAATGCCCAAAATGTGGTATGGCAATGACTGAAAGGAAAACAGAGAAAAAATAA
- a CDS encoding VOC family protein, with protein sequence MAAINPYLLFNGNCEEAFLFYQSVFGGEFPYVGKFSDMPADAAGGGSISEEDKNRIMHISLPIGKDSILMGSDSNSASGPVAFGSNISISINTESRDEADKLFNGLSAGGSPFMPMSQTFWGAYFGMFVDKFGIHWMVNFDETPNK encoded by the coding sequence ATGGCAGCAATCAATCCGTATTTACTTTTTAATGGCAACTGTGAAGAAGCTTTTTTGTTTTATCAGTCGGTTTTTGGGGGAGAATTCCCTTATGTAGGAAAGTTTAGTGACATGCCCGCAGATGCAGCTGGTGGTGGATCAATATCTGAAGAAGATAAAAACAGAATCATGCATATTTCCCTACCAATAGGAAAAGATTCTATTTTGATGGGAAGCGATAGTAATTCTGCTAGTGGTCCGGTTGCGTTTGGTTCCAATATTTCTATTTCAATCAACACTGAAAGCAGAGACGAAGCCGACAAGCTCTTTAACGGATTATCTGCCGGAGGAAGCCCTTTTATGCCAATGAGCCAAACTTTTTGGGGAGCTTATTTTGGGATGTTTGTGGACAAATTCGGGATTCACTGGATGGTAAACTTTGATGAGACTCCAAATAAATAA
- a CDS encoding NAD kinase, which produces MKVAIFGQYYLVSTEPIIKDIFLFFKNNNVEMVIEDNFLNMLYEKKIIENKYNTFASHDELDSSFDMLISIGGDGTMLRAVTLVRDSGVPILGINAGRLGFLATVQKENIAAFMQIVIDKKYKISKRALLSLTSDPENKTIEGLNFALNEISVGRKDTTSMITIETYLDDEFLNSYWADGLIIATPTGTTGYSLSCGGPILTPDVKSLVITPIAPHNLNARPLVIPDTTEIRIKVSGREEQYLVSLDSRITSATNDTILTIKKTNFEINMVEIPGETFLKTLRTKLLWGEDRRN; this is translated from the coding sequence ATGAAAGTAGCTATTTTTGGCCAATATTATTTAGTGAGTACAGAACCTATCATAAAAGACATTTTTCTGTTTTTCAAGAATAATAATGTGGAAATGGTTATAGAAGATAATTTCTTGAACATGTTGTATGAAAAAAAAATCATAGAAAACAAATACAACACTTTTGCTTCCCATGACGAGCTGGATTCTAGTTTTGACATGTTGATTAGTATTGGTGGAGACGGAACTATGCTAAGAGCGGTTACTTTAGTCCGCGATTCTGGAGTTCCAATTTTGGGAATAAACGCCGGGAGATTGGGATTTTTGGCAACTGTACAAAAAGAAAACATAGCTGCCTTTATGCAAATTGTTATTGACAAAAAATATAAAATCTCGAAAAGAGCATTATTAAGCCTTACCTCTGATCCCGAAAACAAAACTATTGAAGGGCTTAACTTTGCCTTGAATGAAATAAGCGTGGGCAGAAAGGACACTACTTCCATGATAACTATAGAAACGTATTTGGACGATGAATTTTTGAATTCTTATTGGGCAGACGGTTTAATTATTGCAACTCCAACAGGAACAACTGGTTATTCATTGAGCTGTGGCGGGCCAATTTTAACTCCCGATGTAAAAAGTTTGGTAATTACCCCAATCGCTCCGCACAATTTGAATGCAAGACCTCTTGTAATTCCAGATACAACTGAAATACGTATAAAAGTTTCCGGAAGAGAAGAACAATACCTTGTATCGCTCGATTCCAGAATTACAAGTGCCACAAATGACACTATTTTGACCATAAAAAAAACGAATTTCGAAATAAACATGGTGGAGATTCCCGGAGAAACTTTCTTAAAAACCCTGAGAACAAAATTGCTTTGGGGAGAGGATAGAAGGAATTAA
- a CDS encoding pyridoxine 5'-phosphate synthase, whose amino-acid sequence MTKLSVNINKIATLRNARGGNVPDLLKVATDIQKFGAQGITIHPRPDERHIRYQDARDLKSIVYTEYNIEGNPQHNFIDLVLECKPDQVTLVPDAIGAITSSAGWDTVKNQEYLTEMIQEFQRNGIRTSIFVDPQLDMIEGAKKTGTDRIELYTESFAHQYGLGNEKGIIPYVESAVLANELGLGINAGHDLSLDNIQFFKQNIPGLLEVSIGHALIAEALYLGLDNVVNMYLQKLK is encoded by the coding sequence ATGACAAAACTTAGTGTTAATATAAATAAAATAGCCACTTTGCGCAATGCTCGTGGCGGAAATGTGCCTGATTTACTGAAAGTAGCCACAGATATTCAGAAGTTTGGTGCTCAGGGAATCACAATTCATCCACGTCCAGATGAACGTCATATTCGTTATCAAGATGCTCGTGATTTAAAATCTATTGTTTATACCGAATATAACATTGAGGGAAATCCACAGCATAATTTTATTGATTTAGTGTTGGAATGTAAACCAGATCAAGTAACTCTTGTTCCAGATGCGATTGGAGCCATTACTTCTTCTGCAGGTTGGGACACAGTAAAAAATCAGGAATACTTAACTGAGATGATTCAAGAATTTCAACGTAACGGTATTAGAACTTCTATTTTTGTTGATCCTCAATTAGATATGATCGAAGGAGCGAAAAAAACCGGAACAGATAGAATCGAGTTATACACAGAATCCTTTGCCCATCAATACGGTTTAGGAAACGAAAAAGGGATTATTCCTTATGTTGAATCGGCAGTTTTGGCTAATGAATTAGGTTTAGGAATCAATGCAGGACACGATTTAAGTTTGGATAATATTCAGTTTTTTAAACAAAATATTCCTGGGTTATTAGAGGTTTCTATCGGTCATGCTTTGATTGCCGAGGCTTTGTATCTTGGTTTGGACAATGTGGTCAATATGTATCTGCAAAAATTAAAATAG
- a CDS encoding BamA/OMP85 family outer membrane protein, translating to MRQSLLIKKESVDLEKQVNKLNNILVLHKSIKLVLTFLILGVFTQIKAQDRVPFDQGKKYILADVKVVGDISFNPQTVVTFAGLEKGQEITVPGEQISASIKKLGKLGLFDEISFYVNKIENDSIYLDLNIKELPKINEVKFVGVSKSKTESFIKDNGLTNGKIVTENLITTTKNYIEKKYKKDGFFNAKTYITTTKDTANANHVNMLVKVDIGEKVKVYKIDFEGNKEVSSDKLHAAMKNTKEKNITHVLKRSKFIEDKYQEDLGKIVEAYKKIGYRDARVVNDSVTYNKEKKSVYIKIKVEEGIKYYFGDIKFIGNTVYSDDQLKSYLGIRKGDVYNGVLLQERIADKSKPDGEDITNLYQNNGYLFSNINAVETKTTDNVIDFEIRITEGPIAYFNKITVVGNDKTNDEVIYRELRTHPGEKYNKALLVRTIREIGQLGFFDPEKIEPKFKNVDAGAGTVDIEYNVVEKGASQIELQGGYGGGGFVGTLGLSFNNFSARNLFHKDAYKPVPMGDGEKVALRLQASSYYKTYSLSFSEPWFGGKKPVSFSSSFAFSQQYSTNYQLQNVDKSKYINILSLSVGMAKRLTVPDDFFTLSQSIRFQRYDLHNYYYGLFTFANGQSRNLSYSIGLTRDSRGANPIFPTYGATFGLTGEFTLPYSLFNGINYATLGQQEKYKYIYSGTSYVDNNDRVVNAGDYLDKLPSSTGSVPNKVDNYQDAVADPAKVDQEKYKWLEYYKVQFTGDWYTTLYKKLVLRTLMQFGFLGAYNQDRGVIPFERYYLGGDGMAGSSIDGRQNIQLRGYENGALTPANSNGDAYGATIYNKFSMELRYPITLKQSASIYALTFAEAGQSYASLSDYQPFNLARSAGAGLRVFMPAFGLLGIDFGYGFDAVPGAIKPSGWQTHFIIGQQF from the coding sequence ATCAGGCAATCATTGCTTATCAAAAAAGAGAGCGTCGATTTGGAAAAACAAGTGAACAAATTAAATAATATTTTAGTGTTACATAAAAGCATAAAACTAGTCCTTACCTTTTTAATTTTAGGAGTATTCACTCAAATTAAGGCGCAAGACAGAGTACCGTTTGACCAAGGTAAAAAATACATATTAGCGGACGTAAAAGTAGTTGGAGATATCAGTTTCAACCCTCAAACGGTAGTTACCTTTGCCGGTTTGGAAAAAGGGCAAGAAATCACAGTGCCAGGGGAACAAATTAGTGCTTCTATAAAAAAACTGGGAAAACTGGGACTTTTTGATGAAATTTCATTTTATGTAAATAAAATAGAAAACGATAGCATTTATTTGGACTTGAACATTAAAGAATTGCCAAAAATCAACGAAGTGAAGTTTGTAGGGGTATCCAAAAGCAAAACTGAATCTTTTATTAAAGACAATGGTTTGACCAATGGCAAAATCGTAACCGAAAATTTAATCACCACCACAAAAAATTATATTGAGAAAAAATATAAAAAAGACGGTTTTTTCAATGCAAAAACTTACATAACCACAACAAAAGACACGGCAAACGCCAATCATGTTAACATGCTTGTAAAAGTTGACATAGGCGAAAAAGTAAAAGTCTATAAAATTGATTTCGAAGGCAACAAAGAAGTTTCAAGTGACAAACTCCATGCTGCCATGAAAAACACAAAAGAGAAAAACATTACTCATGTTTTAAAGAGATCAAAGTTTATAGAAGATAAATACCAAGAAGACTTAGGAAAAATAGTTGAAGCATACAAAAAAATAGGTTATCGTGACGCCCGTGTTGTGAACGATTCCGTTACCTATAACAAAGAAAAGAAATCAGTTTATATCAAAATAAAAGTTGAAGAAGGAATTAAATATTATTTTGGTGATATTAAATTCATTGGAAACACTGTTTATTCTGACGATCAACTTAAAAGCTATCTTGGCATCCGTAAAGGAGATGTTTATAACGGTGTTTTGTTACAAGAAAGGATTGCAGATAAATCAAAGCCAGACGGAGAAGACATTACCAATTTATACCAGAATAACGGATACTTATTTTCGAACATCAATGCTGTAGAAACAAAAACAACTGATAACGTTATTGATTTTGAAATCCGTATTACAGAAGGACCAATAGCCTACTTCAATAAAATTACCGTTGTTGGAAATGATAAAACCAACGACGAAGTTATTTATAGAGAATTAAGAACACATCCGGGAGAAAAATACAACAAAGCACTATTAGTTAGAACCATAAGAGAAATTGGGCAATTAGGATTTTTTGATCCTGAAAAAATTGAACCAAAATTCAAAAATGTCGATGCTGGAGCAGGAACAGTTGATATCGAATACAACGTAGTAGAAAAAGGAGCCAGTCAAATTGAACTTCAAGGAGGATACGGTGGTGGAGGTTTCGTGGGAACTTTAGGACTTTCATTCAACAACTTTTCGGCTAGAAATTTATTCCATAAAGATGCTTATAAACCAGTTCCTATGGGAGATGGAGAAAAAGTAGCCTTACGTTTACAAGCAAGTTCTTACTACAAAACCTATAGTTTATCTTTTTCAGAGCCATGGTTTGGAGGAAAAAAACCTGTTAGCTTTAGCAGCTCATTTGCTTTTAGCCAGCAATACAGTACCAACTATCAATTGCAAAATGTAGATAAATCAAAATACATCAATATTTTATCATTGTCTGTTGGAATGGCGAAAAGGCTTACAGTACCTGATGATTTCTTTACACTTTCACAGTCTATTAGGTTCCAACGCTACGATTTGCACAACTATTATTATGGACTGTTTACCTTTGCAAATGGTCAATCGAGAAACCTGTCCTATTCTATTGGTTTAACCAGAGATAGTAGAGGTGCCAACCCGATCTTTCCAACCTATGGTGCTACCTTTGGGCTAACAGGTGAGTTTACACTACCCTATTCCTTATTTAACGGCATAAATTATGCGACATTAGGACAACAAGAAAAATATAAATATATTTACTCTGGAACTTCTTATGTAGATAATAATGATAGAGTTGTAAATGCAGGAGATTACTTAGACAAACTGCCATCATCCACTGGTTCTGTTCCAAATAAAGTTGATAACTATCAAGACGCAGTAGCCGATCCAGCTAAAGTAGATCAGGAAAAATACAAATGGCTAGAATACTATAAAGTTCAATTTACAGGAGACTGGTACACAACTTTATACAAAAAATTAGTATTGCGTACTTTAATGCAATTTGGATTTTTGGGAGCTTATAATCAAGACCGAGGGGTTATTCCTTTCGAAAGATATTATTTAGGAGGAGACGGTATGGCTGGTAGCTCAATTGACGGAAGACAAAACATACAGTTGAGAGGATATGAAAACGGTGCATTGACACCAGCAAATTCAAATGGAGATGCATATGGAGCTACTATTTACAATAAATTCTCTATGGAATTGCGTTATCCTATTACATTAAAACAATCTGCCTCTATTTATGCATTAACATTTGCAGAAGCAGGTCAATCATACGCCTCTTTATCCGATTATCAACCGTTTAATTTGGCTAGATCAGCTGGTGCCGGGCTAAGAGTATTTATGCCAGCATTTGGATTATTAGGAATTGATTTCGGTTATGGATTCGATGCTGTTCCAGGAGCGATAAAACCAAGTGGATGGCAAACACATTTTATCATAGGTCAACAATTTTAA
- a CDS encoding MOSC domain-containing protein, with amino-acid sequence MMELSEIWVYPVKSLGGISLKEAFVTDRGLELDRRWLLVDDNGRFLSQREYPELALFRPEIAGDFLRITHRELSDSIEIPLRPIFLDTTFKIEVTVWDDTIDAFEVSQKATEWFTKRLGFSVRLVYMPDESERKVDPDYAITGDENTSFSDAYPFLIIGQSSLDDLNGRLEVKVPMNRFRPNFVFTNGEAFEEDTWREFRIGNVPFVGVKPCSRCVMTTVDQEKGVVSGKDPLKTLSQYRNFGNNVLFGENLIGLGLGTVMVGDIVRVLSFKK; translated from the coding sequence ATGATGGAACTGTCAGAAATCTGGGTGTATCCAGTAAAATCGTTAGGAGGTATTTCGTTGAAAGAAGCCTTTGTAACCGATCGTGGTTTGGAATTGGATAGAAGATGGTTGTTGGTGGATGATAATGGTCGGTTTTTATCCCAAAGGGAATATCCCGAATTAGCTCTTTTTCGTCCTGAAATTGCTGGTGATTTCTTGAGAATTACTCATCGGGAATTGTCGGATTCAATTGAAATTCCGCTTCGACCTATTTTTTTGGATACAACATTCAAAATTGAAGTTACGGTTTGGGATGATACGATTGATGCTTTTGAAGTAAGCCAAAAGGCGACAGAGTGGTTTACTAAACGATTAGGATTCTCAGTGCGGTTAGTGTATATGCCTGATGAGAGTGAGAGAAAGGTTGATCCTGATTATGCAATCACAGGCGATGAAAATACTTCTTTTTCGGATGCTTATCCTTTTTTGATTATAGGCCAGTCTTCATTGGATGATTTGAACGGGAGGCTGGAAGTTAAGGTTCCGATGAATCGATTCCGACCTAATTTTGTTTTTACCAATGGAGAAGCTTTTGAAGAGGATACTTGGCGTGAATTTAGAATCGGGAATGTGCCTTTTGTTGGGGTGAAACCTTGTTCCCGATGTGTGATGACAACTGTAGATCAGGAAAAGGGTGTTGTTTCTGGTAAAGACCCTTTGAAAACATTGTCACAGTATAGAAATTTTGGGAATAATGTGTTGTTTGGCGAAAATCTTATTGGATTGGGGCTAGGGACAGTTATGGTTGGTGATATTGTCCGGGTTTTGAGTTTTAAGAAATAA
- a CDS encoding DUF6089 family protein yields MNKIFISFLCFFTFTSIHSQINEIGVFLGGSNHIGDVGSTTYIAPNEPAFGILYKWNKSPRHAYRFSYTQSQMSGDDRDSDETGRYNRGYKFKNNIKEFSAGLEFNFFDFNLHESKTKLTPYVYSGLSYFFYDDLYIISGVTHKNGIKSNVAIPMTVGIKSNISRSFVLALEVGARYTFTDNLDGSHPSDGSLPKFGNLNNNDWYVFSGLTLTYTFGEKPCYCAE; encoded by the coding sequence ATGAATAAAATTTTCATTTCATTTTTGTGCTTTTTTACCTTTACTTCTATTCATTCCCAAATTAATGAAATAGGAGTTTTTCTTGGAGGCAGTAATCACATAGGAGACGTAGGTTCAACAACTTACATAGCTCCGAATGAGCCTGCATTTGGTATTTTATACAAATGGAATAAAAGTCCGAGACACGCATACCGATTTTCCTACACACAATCGCAAATGTCCGGCGATGACCGTGATTCAGATGAAACAGGAAGGTACAATAGAGGTTATAAGTTCAAAAACAACATTAAAGAGTTCTCTGCGGGGTTAGAATTTAATTTTTTTGATTTTAACTTACATGAATCAAAAACAAAATTAACTCCTTATGTATATTCCGGTTTAAGTTATTTCTTTTACGATGATCTATATATCATTTCGGGAGTTACACATAAAAATGGCATAAAAAGCAATGTTGCCATACCAATGACGGTTGGTATCAAATCAAATATTTCAAGAAGTTTTGTTTTAGCTTTAGAAGTTGGTGCTCGATACACTTTTACAGATAATCTTGATGGAAGTCATCCGAGTGATGGTAGTTTACCCAAATTTGGAAATTTAAACAATAATGATTGGTATGTTTTCTCAGGATTAACATTAACCTATACTTTCGGAGAAAAACCGTGTTACTGCGCAGAATAA